The Coffea arabica cultivar ET-39 chromosome 3c, Coffea Arabica ET-39 HiFi, whole genome shotgun sequence genome contains a region encoding:
- the LOC140004330 gene encoding uncharacterized protein, with amino-acid sequence MDKTWMKISNRKDKAYELGVKNFLKFAYSQKVDTQKIPCPCTQCNNFCNQTKTVVEDHLLTQGIRKSYTRWIHHGEQFRHQNCGDSTKHGDGEEDSDTEDLNDMLHDIGTAQWGDNWAGREESTDDSLNANHSDTNNFLKLLEDAKKELYPGNHFYSKLSFVVTLLHLKTMSGWTIKSFNALLEIFSHALPPEATVPKSFADAKKLIRDLGFKSEKIHACVNDCVLFCKENENFDTCPNLNCKEPRYKMAGSRVPRKVLRYFPLKPRLQRLYTHKEIASDMRWHKEKCVHDDNIMRHPADSEAWKHFDRLHPDFAVDPRNVRLGLATDGFNPFGTMSSAYSIWPIYLVPYNLPPWKCMRDPFFFLSMLIPGPKISERNKQNRAKNDCYTTVGTKSLARVVEEKKRKEDVELSEIDMFELSRKSKKSGGLVNDKAKETLDKMRELQATTSMTSKEICEQELGYVPGHIRGRSATKKQAAEVERWRHEIEDSRKRADEAEKRAAEVTQQFTAQQELIKTLQQQQTETRSLYDKLANQLKDLRK; translated from the exons ATGGATAAAACTTGGATGAAGATTAGCAATAGGAAGGACAAGGCTTATGAACTCGGAGTCAAAAATTTCCTCAAGTTTGCATATTCTCAAAAAGTTGACACTCAGAAAATCCCATGCCCATGTACACAATGCAATAATTTTTGTAACCAAACTAAAACAGTTGTGGAGGATCACTTATTGACTCAAGGCATTCGTAAAAGCTACACAAGATGGATACACCATGGGGAACAATTTCGACACCAAAATTGTGGGGATAGTACTAAACATGGGGATGGAGAGGAGGATAGTGATACTGAAGATTTAAATGACATGTTGCACGACATTGGGACAGCACAATGGGGGGACAATTGGGCTGGTAGGGAAGAATCAACGGATGATAGTCTAAATGCGAATCATAGTGACACAAATAACTTTCTTAAATTGTTAGAAGATGCAAAAAAGGAGCTGTATCCAGGGAATCATTTTTACTCAAAGCTATCCTTTGTAGTCACTTTGCTCCATTTGAAAACAATGAGCGGGTGGACCATAAAGTCCTTCAATgcattgctggaaatttttagCCATGCACTACCTCCTGAAGCCACAGTTCCCAAGTCTTTTGCTGATGCTAAGAAGCTCATTCGAGACTTAGGTTTTAAATCTGAAAAAATCCATGCTTGTGTCAATGATTGTGTTCTCTTCTgcaaggaaaatgaaaattttgacacTTGTCCAAATCTAAATTGTAAAGAACCTCGCTACAAGATGGCAGGTTCAAGAGTTCCACGCAAAGTTTTGCGTTACTTTCCTTTGAAGCCTAGGCTGCAACGATTATATACCCACAAAGAAATAGCTTCAGATATGAGATGGCATAAAGAAAAGTGTGTGCATGATGATAACATCATGCGGCATCCAGCAGACAGTGAAGCATGGAAACACTTTGATAGGTTGCATCCGGACTTCGCCGTTGATCCTAGAAATGTGAGGTTAGGTCTTGCAACTGATGGTTTCAATCCTTTTGGGACCATGAGTAGTGCTTATAGCATCTGGCCTATTTATCTAGTGCCATACAATCTGCCCCCTTGGAAGTGTATGAGagatcctttctttttcctatcAATGCTAATTCCTGGGCCTAAAATTAGTGAACGTAACAAGCAAAATCGTGCCAAAAATGACTGCTACACTACTGTTGGCACAAAATCGCTTGCAAGAGTTGTTGAGGAAAAG aaaaggaaagaagatgtTGAGCTTTCAGAGATAGACATGTTTGAGTTAAGTCGAAAGTCAAAGAAGTCAGGGGGGCTGGTAAATGACAAAGCAAAAGAGACCTTG GACAAAATGAGGGAATTGCAGGCTACAACTTCAATGACTAGCAAGGAAATATGCGAGCAAGAACTTGGTTACGTACCTGGACACATCCGCGGTCGTAGTGCAACCAAGAAGCAAGCTGCTGAGGTAGAACGCTGGAGGCATGAGATTGAGGACAGCCGAAAAAGAGCAGATGAAGCAGAAAAACGAGCTGCAGAAGTAACTCAACAATTCACTGCTCAGCAAGAGTTGATTAAGACCTTGCAACAGCAACAAACAGAAACAAGAAGCCTGTATGATAAGTTAGCTAACCAGCTGAAAGACTTGCGCAAATAA
- the LOC113734375 gene encoding UPF0481 protein At3g47200-like, whose translation MSTDARTARISNCIREKLSGLSDTDIRVASNERCIFKVRERIQSQIEGPYEPQMVSIGPYHRGKPGLQLMEKYKLIYLKQLLERTGEENLEICVVAMANLEGVAQRWYSDERISHDGDDGFVEMMLLDGCFILELVWKINHPTQSTDGILSDALFIDLLGIENRVPFFILVELFHKTNSNSGASSKFNDLAQRLTDFVILACDSKENEYVVDDGQVIHLLDLVYKARISSFAAKFIALGARIGIPEDDPFSLYHITSASELQEINGVEFEDSGKGPWLEITWENGVVKIPRFMVHVDTERLLRNLIRYEQHYTSHHEGTREHVYDYAILMGSLINSATDVEVLRRIKIIINKLNDDQAVSTMFRRVSGGIYPGKGFCYAGVFNEVEKYAKSRWHIWWTKLRRTYFNTPWSPISFVAAVVALILTFLQTFYAIRPAGKN comes from the coding sequence ATGTCCACCGACGCCAGAACTGCCCGAATTTCTAATTGTATCCGTGAAAAGCTTTCTGGGCTATCAGATACTGACATTAGGGTGGCATCAAATGAGCGATGCATATTCAAGGTCCGTGAGAGAATACAAAGTCAAATTGAAGGGCCATATGAACCACAAATGGTTTCAATCGGACCTTATCACCGCGGTAAGCCGGGGTTGCAATTAATGGAAAAGTATAAGCTGATTTACTTGAAACAGCTTCTTGAGCGAACAGGTGAGGAAAATCTAGAGATTTGCGTTGTGGCCATGGCAAATCTTGAAGGAGTAGCTCAGAGGTGGTACTCCGATGAAAGGATCAGTCATGATGGTGACGACGGCTTTGTGGAGATGATGCTTCTTGATGGCTGCTTCATACTCGAGCTGGTATGGAAAATTAATCACCCCACACAATCTACAGATGGCATTTTATCGGACGCACTATTCATAGACCTATTAGGAATCGAAAATCGAGTCCCTTTCTTCATCCTTGTTGAATTGTTTCACAAGACCAACTCTAACTCTGGTGCCAGCAGCAAATTTAATGATTTGGCTCAGCGTCTAACTGATTTCGTAATTCTTGCTTGTGACAGCAAAGAGAATGAATATGTTGTTGATGATGGTCAGGTCATTCATCTACTTGACCTTGTCTACAAAGCCCGGATCTCTTCGTTTGCTGCAAAATTTATTGCTCTTGGTGCCAGGATTGGTATTCCGGAGGATGATCCTTTCTCACTGTATCATATAACTTCTGCCAGTGAATTACAAGAAATTAATGGGGTTGAGTTCGAAGATAGTGGGAAAGGACCATGGCTTGAGATTACTTGGGAAAATGGTGTGGTAAAAATCCCTCgttttatggttcatgttgatacAGAACGTCTGCTCAGAAACTTAATTCGCTACGAACAGCATTACACCAGCCATCATGAGGGCACGAGGGAGCATGTCTATGATTATGCAATATTAATGGGAAGTCTCATAAATTCTGCTACGGACGTCGAGGTGCTGCGTCgcattaaaattattatcaacaAGTTGAATGATGATCAGGCTGTGTCTACCATGTTTCGTCGGGTCAGCGGAGGTATTTACCCCGGCAAAGGCTTTTGTTACGCCGGTGTATTCAATGAAGTGGAAAAGTATGCCAAAAGCCGTTGGCATATCTGGTGGACGAAGCTCAGGAGGACCTACTTCAACACCCCCTGGTCCCCCATTTCATTTGTTGCTGCAGTTGTTGCGCTTATCCTCACTTTTCTCCAGACCTTTTATGCCATACGGCCTGCGGGAAAAAATTAG